The genomic segment TTGGGATCAGGTGACCTTTACAATGTCACATATTTCAACAAGGTAGACGCAAGAAGGCCACTGCGCCTTGTTTACACTCAACACTTCGCAACCTAATGCCCATTTTAAATAATCAGTAAAAATCTTTTCAGCAAATTCATGAGGTGCAAATGAAAGTAAGCAAGTCATTGCTTTTACTATACTttggtgttaaaatgtataCACTCAAACCGTTAAGCTGAGTGAATGTATTTAttagttttgtatttatttattcaacctTGAAAAAATATTGAGGATGTTTACAATGGTGGTTAGACACAAAACAGTAACAGGCTTAGTATGAtcagaagtaaaaacaaacagggtaaaaacaataaagcagattaaaaataaatgactaaAAAACTGGTAAATTTACAGCAGCTAATAATGAGAAGCATttataatcaaataaaacaagatCAGGATGAGGACTTCAAATAGCCTAAGTGGCAGTAAAACGTTTAAGTAGAAGGCCCTTTGCAGATTATTCTATGTATACAGTGCACTGTAAGGAAATTGTATTTTGACCTAATTCTGTTCTGACTAATGGAATCTGGAGCAACAACCTGAGTACCACGATTATGTGAGTTGAAAGTTAAAAGGGATGTGATATAAGGTGTAAGCAACTAATGAAGATTTTTAAACTGTTTGACATTTGTTAATTTCAGCAGTACTTTTTGCACAGTTTCAAATTAATACGGAGCGATTCAACATCATCGAAACCAGTGGTGCATTTATGATTCAGATCCTCAACTTGGTAAAAGTAGTAAAattacacaataaaaaaatagatcaaaacatttaataaaagtcCTGCGACTAGAGAAATACTATGAGTAAATGCAGTTTAAGAGTTCATTATGCAAAATGGTCCACTGAAATGCAAGTACACAAGTCTGCAACCCAAGTCAAGTGCAAGTACTGTAcaacttttattattatcatcatcatcatcattatgatgattattattattatttgaacaGGCAGAGGTAACCAGGAGGTGGCagtaatgcatttttaatggagCCAGTTTCAGTTGAAGAAGAAGTCCAACATGGCGTCCCTCAGCAGTGATGAGTGGAGAGCAATCTGCGACAAATTCACCAACGCCCAAAACCTTACTGATGTAGAATCACGGAAAGACCCAGACAACGACCCTTTCCGCTCCAAATACAAGGCCAGAGAGCTCCTCCGGGAGATTTACTGCTCACTGAAGAATTTCGAGGCCGGGGACGGCGAAGAGGACAGCGGCGGTGAGAGCGGCGACCAGCGGCCGAAGGAGCCGCCTGTGGACGGGCAGAGGGAGGATGTGTTCGGGCAGGGCTTCAGCGGCGACTCGCCAGCCGGGCTGCGGGCCGCCAAACTCGGGGCTGTGGAGTACTATCTGGGCGTCAACCATGTCGACACAGAGGAGCTGTCAGCCGGCCAGGAGCATCTGATGAACTGCATGAAGCTGCTGGAGAGATGCAGAGTTTCGTCCGAGAATGTGTCGCTGTTCATCCATGTCAGGGTAATGTTGACgtttgctagctgttagctccaGTAATGACATAAAGCTAATTGTCAGTCAGCTAGCTTCTTCTAGTCCCTTACATAAACTTCAGGTTATATGGGTGAAGCTAGCGTAAGGTGCAACCAAGATGTATGCTTCAATGACTACAACTGAGAGGCCCATGACAAACTAATTGAATATAATGTTGTTACACCCTCACAAAATTGGAAATGACATCATCAATAATGCCATTTCTGGAAACTGAGTGAGTTTTGTAGGCCTGTTTGTACCACCACTCTCCTTCTGCATTCAGTACAGCATACATGCTATATATTTTCTACATATCAAACTGCCATAATTATTAACATGAATCAAAGTCAATCAGATCCATCAGGATGATTATAAAACCTCAAGTGCATAGCTAAGCATCCTACAGTAATATTAGATCATGATGTAATGCTGATCAGCTGCTGGTTTGTGTGTTCAGAACCAGTTGGGCATCCTTTGGGCAGGCCGGGATGAGACGGAGACGGCTCAGGGATTTCTCGAAACAGCAGAATCCATCTACCAGCGTTACATGAAGGAGGTGAGGTTGCTTTCCTGTGTGATTGTTGAAGCTGCGGTTgtattgattgactgattgatgaCAGAACAGGAGAGACTGCAGCAGATGAAAACTGTCACTCATATGTGCTACGAACAGGGCTACAGACAAACTATTTGCCACCAGGGTGACTTTCAGAATGAGCATTTAATTGTCTCACAACTCGTCCATGATCTGGCAATGATGATAAGCTGTACTACGCTTAACTCTGTGATGAGTGGTAAATTGATATTTTTGCTAATTGTCAGTTTCCCTCAGCATCAGCAGGAGGAGTTGTCCCATAACTGTAATCTACCTGTCTGTCAAGAGCCAGGACCAGGACCTCACCATCAAccatgtgtgttgtgtttccctttgtttttcCAGGATGGAAGTCCTCCCACTGATATGACAGAGTACTTTACTACTGAGGAAAAGCTGCTGACTCATCAGGAAAGGACCAAGAGGTACTGTATCCCCACACacgtttacatttacatatttccTCCCTGTTCATGTTAACAATCTTGTTCCAATGTCTACATGATGGTGCTTATTCATGTAATGCTGCTGGGGCTGGTATAGCTTCTGATTCATTTGTTCAAAGATGTGTGATTGTAATCTCCCTGTAGAAAAGTGAACAGGATGTTgtgattttaacatttacttATTCAAACGCGAGagcaaagaaaacataaatggCAGATATAGACCTGTGTATTTCTGCATAGGAAAATAGAAACTTTCAAGGTACAGGGTGATTctattgtcatttttaaaacaagggtcttaagaaataaataaaaagcgaCCTCTGTGGTCATCCATGTATACATTCTTGAGTTTACGAGGTGCATTCCTGCCCTCTTCATATACCCATTGTCTTTTTCACACTTTCTCCAACTTCCTCTCTTAGGTTTGAGTTGGCGTACACCCACACTATGTACTATCTTGCTCAAGTCTACAAAAACCTTGGTGAGTCCAATCTTTGTTCTGTCAAAGACTCGAACAATAAATGGATTATTTCTCCAAAATCCATTAACAGTCATTTTAATCTGATTAGGAATCTTCTGAAGTTACAGTATGTGCATTGATTCATATTCATCCCAGCGAATGTAACGAAGCAGAGTCTTTATATgttaatgtatgtatttttttgatGATAGTTATAATAACAGTGTTTTGTCTCCCAGGTGAAACTGAGCGCGCTGCCACCTACTGCCACAGCACCCTGCAGAGACAGTTACAGTTGAACCAGTTCAGTCCAATGGAGTGGGCTCTGAATGCTGCTACACTTTCACAGTATTACATCACTAAGGTGGGGCTTGGAGGGATTTAAGTAGGTTGAAAGCAGTTGATTTAAATCAAAAAAGGATTTAGCATGTTGCTTGAAAGTTTACTCATGATTACGTATTTCATACTTGGCAAATAGTCAGATCGTTCTGCTTACATGGGAAGAATAGTGTTCATAGTAATCATATATGCTTTTTTAAGATCTGTTCTAGAGGTTCACTAGGGCTTTAGTAGtacgtttgtttttttaaaatgagaggtgtgtgtctgtgtttgtgtttggggTTTCCAGGGCCGATACATGGAAGGCAGACACTGCCTGGCAGCAGCTACTGTCATATCAGGTTTGGCAGGAGAGGTTCCTTCTGAGGCCGCAGCACAGGAGAGTAAGTATCTGTccatttatcttttaattagtataaatatttaaaaagcatACCAATCGGCTTGTTCCTTTTGCACTCTGTATCCCCAATTAATTACAATGACAGGAAAGAACTGTCTAGCAAAGTCTTCCTAGAGTTGTGCAACAAATCCTACCTCCCATCCTCAGTATTTCCATCTATTCCTCTTTCTGACTCCTTCCCCTTCACTTTCTTTCCCTTTATCCAGATATATCAACCACGTATTCTGTCTCTTGgcatattttgacatcttcttctcctcccgTCTGACCCAGGTGAGACAGAGTGTGAACGCAGGGAACAGCTCAGACAGAAGCGAGCAGAGATCGCGAGATGTTGGATCAAATACGGTCTCAACCTCCTGCAGGATGCTAAGAAGCTGCTAGAGGTACTGCATGGTTGTATGTGTCTGGGCATGTTTGTGTGgcttttcagtgtttataaaaTCTTCATACTCGAGTGCAAATAACGCCACTAAGTCCCAAGTTTGGAGGTTCAAGTCCACAGCTCCCAAGGCTGAAGGAAACAGCGCCACCCACAAAAGATTTGGCACCAAAAGTGTAGTACCAAAGATGCTGCTTAAATACAAGAATTTGAAGGAACACCACTTTAACTCTCTTGTTTTTCTAATGGCCAAACCTTGATGAGCATGTTCGTTCATGAAGAGTATCTGTACATCTGTGTGTTTACGTAACTAAGTTACTGTTTACCTGTCTGCGTGCTTGTGCGTATCTCAGTCTAAAtaattgtttctctttttttaaaatttgcttacatgtgtgtttgtcaccAGGACAACATTGGGGAGCTGGATAGTGATCGTCAAGAGGAGTTGAAGAGAGCGAGAAGacgcgaggaggaggaggaagagaagggcAGGAAGAGCGCTCTGCTGTTTGGCTCTGAAGACACGTTTGACTCCATTGCTAGCCTGGAAGAGAAGGTCTGCACGCTGTGTCTTAATTCTGTACTTGTGCCACTAGTAATGGTTTTTTAGATTTGATTATTTGTGTCACATATCATGTTGGACTGCTACTTGTTGTCAAAAATTACCATCATCTCTGTGTCAGTTGTAGCAGAAattgtttgctgtttttattatgttttagtAATACAAGAATCTGATGCGACAGTGTTATTACttatatcaaaacaaaactcaatgtaggacaaataaacacatatcaACAGAGGGCGCCATTCTCATAGATGGCATCCAACATCTGCTTTCTGATTTCCAGGTGCCCTGTTTGTTGCCACTGGACTTCACTGAGGCCAGAGCTGTATTTCTGGTGGGACAGACTTatgtcacacaggtacacacacacacacacgcagacaacGCTCACCAAAACTAGGTTGATATAATCAACTTACACTCTTATACAAGTAAACAGACAAATCAGAGTTCGATAATCCTGTGTAGCTGAGTTTGAAGTCACCATTTCGGCAGATAAGTGAACATTGAATATAAttgaacaagaaaaacaaatgttcacaAAAAAATCAGGCTATACCTTAATAACAGAAATACTTAAAGCATTGGTTTTTATGTTCTCTCCTCCCAGTGCAGTTTGTAGTCCATGACGTCCATGGTGATAATGTGTGTGTACAATCAAACGTGACTGGAGATGACACATCGAAAATGAAACTAAGCAGATGGTTTaacaaagctaagctaagctcaGGATGTTTTCAGCTACACTGGTGCCACTCAAGAATAAAATGTACACTGGGACGTCAAGGATACGATGTTATCTAAAATAGGGTGTTTAGCTGGTATTAATGGCAGAGTTAATAATTTTGTTTGGAGAAATTGTGATAAGCGTacaaaaacaggttttcttAGCAGTGGATGAAGGAGAGGAGTCCGTCATTCTCTTCTCCACCCAGGCGGGTATACATATGGAAAAAATTCCCCAAGTCACGATATATAGTTTCAACTCCATAACACAGAaatctttctctcctccctaTCCTTTCTTTAACTCTTGCAGGCCAAAGAGTACTTTCAGATGGACGGTTATGTTACAGACCACATAGAGATTTTGCAGGATCACAGTTCTATGTTCCGGGGCCTGGCTTTCTTTGAAGAGGATCTGGAGCGACGCTGCAAAATGCACAAAAGAAGAGTTGACATGCTGGAGCCAGTCTGCAACGGTACTGCTCtaactttacttttttattttgtctctaaATATTTTcagatgagggaaaaaaaaaggtaactgTCAGTGTTCAACATGAATGTCCACATAAGGTGACATAATTGTTCaaccttccctctctctgtttctgtaaaGACTTGAACTCCCAGTACTACCTAATGATCCGCAGACAGATGATGTTTGAGTTGGCTGAGACCTACAACGAAATGATGGACCTCAAACTGACACTGGCCAACAGACAAGCAGACACAGAGTCCCTGGATAACCACACCATTAAGAAATTCAACTCTCTCTGCTCCGCCTCTGCcaagtgagtgtgtatgtgtgtgtggacgacCCGTGTGTCCCTGCGCATCTACATTTATGCAATCTAAATCCTTTGCTATCCTCTGCAGATACTTCCAGATGTTCCTCGACTCTCTGTGCTCTCCAGAGGGGAAGTCTCCGGAgcacctggaggaggaggtgctcaGACCGGCTCTGGTGGCCCGCTTCAGAGTGGCCCGACTCCACAGCCAGCTGATCTCCTCTGTACCCACTATGCAGCTCGACAATCTCAACAGATCTCTGGAAAACTACAAGTATAACAtacatttgttcatttattgtGATGCATCTGAATACTTTCTGGGTGTGTTCTGACCGTCACTTTCCTCCCCAACCTGTTGTCTAGATATGTGGTGGAGTACTGTGATGCCCACCCTGAAGCAGTGGCCGCCGTGGAGACGGAGCTGGAGTTGAGCAGGGAGATGGCCGGCCTGCTCCCTCTCAAAATCAACCGCCTCAAAGCACGAATGGCTGAAAACAACTGAAGACAAAATCTAACACCTTACAGTCGATGGACACTCCCATCAATTGGAGAAACTGGATTATGGATTGTCTTGCACATATGCATTTGTTatggcctttttttctttttttttttgtaatgtgaGACTGCTGCTTTCACAAGACCTTTTAACAGATCACGTGCTGTAAATATGTGCTCTCGtctgtgtgtacttgtgtggTCAATTTACACTTTAGTTCAGGTGGTACATCAAATATACACTTATATTAATATGAAAAAGTTTAATCTGATTcgtacttgttttttttattgttaaccATATTGGTTTTCGTTTAATGTGGTTTTGCTTCAGCACACTAAAAAATTGCTGTCTTCAGCTACTTTATATCTCTGGTGGTAAACAATAGGCCGCCAGAGCCACAGATAGTACCCATGTGAACTGTCAGAAACATCTGTCATTAAGTGGACTTGATAATCTGCATGATGCCAACTAAATCTAGTTGAATCTGTGTACTTTCTTCCTGTCTAAGGAATCGCAGTGTCATCGTGTTTTGTCTACTGTAGATATTGTATGAAAGGATAATAAACTAAAGAAGTAATACACACTTTAGTCGATACcaatgtgtgctttttttttttacttgcattAAGAAGctgtgtgtaaaatgtgtctCGTCCCTCTCTTGTTTATCTCCATGTAACAGGAGCGCAGAGTTGATTTAATGGCTGTGAAGTAAAAGGATAAAATCATCTCAGTTTGTGGCCCAAgagtagtgtttttttttccaggctaATAAATTGCACGATGCAGAGAAATGTCTCAAATGATGTCAGTCAGAACCAAATTACCCCTTAAACCGACTGTGACGGACTGTGTTCAGATGTTCCATAAAGGTTGAAGTACATCTGAGTGTACGTCTTTTTTGTCAGTTATGTGTCTCTCCAACTGTTTTACCCTCCATTGCATACAGTGTTGCGTACATTAACCACAGTGTGTAGTTGGGTAAAAACAACAgataaaggaacatttcataAGAAAAGTCGTGAGCAAGAAACACAGTAGCTTTCCATGTTAGGTCCCTGATTTTTAAACTCTTGGATTTTAGtttgttggatgtttttttcttttctttttttgatgtggAGAAGGATTTGCAAACAGAGGTCAGATGTCTGACCTGGTGCATGACCGATTTTCCAATTAACCATGAGTTCATGCAACTGTGTCCGACTTCCTCTCTGAGGGCATTATTGCGTTGTGGTTAAGCTGTACATCTGCAGGCCAAGTCTGGTGACACAATACTGACAGGAATAATCAACATCATAGCTGCCCAAGTGTCCTTAAAGGTGCACAACTCAGAAAATTCAGTATTTagtgaataaaataaagaagaatacatttttaaaaagcgtCCTCGAGggcaataaacaaaaacaaatgttttatttttatagtcatgaaaatgaagcagtgaagatttttctcttttataatGTTTTCCCCCAAACAACACGGTGCaacttaaattatttattgtgTAATGCCTACAGACAGAAGTCAAAGGAtactgaaacataaaaaaacaattcagaTTCTTCTGTACACACACCTAggtagttttttattttaatttgtcttcATCTCCACCCATGTGAGTGTTAATTATTCCAAAATCTGAAACAGGTCATATCTCTTCATCTCATAAAGGCTTTATTACAGTAGTTTTTTCCAATAAGAAATGTGTAAAAGGTTCAATAATTAACACCCCccaccccaacacacacacacacacacacacacacacaggcacgccAGTCAAAATACTGACTGTGATGTTAATTGCTGTTATAAAACTTCTATGGCTTCTTCGTGTTATGGAAACAATTTCAGTGCATCAAAACCTGCAGTGCCTGCTTTCATTTCTGCTCCCACAAACTCTCTGATGCCTGTCAAAACGtgtacctgctcagcaccagaCACTTGAAACCAGCATGCTGCGAGCTGTGCCAGCAGAGTTAAGTGCAAATCCCACACTTACACTGAATACACATACAGACGCCCTGAGTTCGGAATACATTCGTGTTCATATTTGAGTATCTAGGCGGAATGTCAACAACAACTTCCAGAAGATTTATTTagatttgaacttttttttctttttgtcgaATAATTCAGGTGACCGTTTATCGTTACACTTCATATCAGACAGGTTGTGAAAAAGCATTTAAAGCATGGAAATGGAGTGAGTTTAAATCTTGTCCCTAATCCTATTTAACCTTTTAGCCTTGGACCTTTTTGCGATTGTTTCTGACGCTGTTTGTATATGTTTCTTGTATGTCTTATCTCTGCACTTATTTCTTCTGCTGTAAAAACTTCCAAAAAAGTAACTGGGACATGATGTCAATGAGATTACCTTATTAAACTTTCACGGCACTCAGCAGAGCACATACCTCCGCCTAGGCCCAACAGTTgcctttaatttaatcaaatccAATCCAGTGTCAAACTCGATAGCACTGTGTCAGTGTAAATTTTGAACCATAACTGCTTGACCATAATTTAAGATCATCAGATTAAGGACCTGAGCTAAATTGTACTACTGTTAATATATACCGACTACCTAAATAcgtttgattattttcatcaagatccacaCATTCTTCCCCGAGAAATTGacaacaattttaaaaaaaaagctctctagaaattaaagaaagtgagaaaatctCTACGGGGTCTAATCTGGGCAGAGACCCATCcttcatccaagtttcatgggaAATCCGTTCAGCGGTTTtagtgtaatcctgctgacgaACCAACAAACCCAGCACGCAAGTGAAAACAGAACCTCGTTGGTGGAGGTAATAATGGTAATGATAAAGATAATAATCTTCAGGTAGATGAAAATGCATATTCTGTCCACTGTTTCACATTTCGCAACACTTGAATCAAATGATGGCGGTATGTTGAAACTGTCACATCCTGATTCTGAGGTACAGCTAAAGCCACTCATAGTTGCTCAAATTTGTCTGGTCTTACACATTATTCTAGAGAAAAACTGTCAGAAGAACTGAAACATCAGCTTATTATGGTCATAAGTCACTGCTCCACTTCCCCTCACAGCGGTCTTGTGTGCAGTTCGTTGCGATGAGCCTGTTGTGTTTGCGAATATGTTAACGactgtgtgtgaggagagtgctGCCTCCACCGCCATAAACTCTGGTTACCCAGACAATAGACTTGAATGTGACAGGGCGGGGATGGAAACCAAGTTGACTATAAAAGCTGACTTTTTATAGATGCAGTAGCACCCTGgtgagagaaacacaaatacTTATCGCACATGATGTGTCAGATATAAGGGATTATATTGGCACTGTAGTGTTTTTATATCGCTTGAGTGTTGAGCGCttgaggggagggagagagagtgtttACTggagactcatatgtgtaagtGGGTAAATGTGCCTCATAAATGTGTCACTcacatagtgtgtgtgtttgtgtggaggcGAGGCTGGGCAGGCTAGTGTGTCATTTCCTGCAGGAAAATGATAGCAACTGATGCTACCACTTCCCGCACGATACCAATGTGTCAGCTGAAACTAacagtcctctctctctgcggTTCTTCTACTCTTCTCGTCTGTCTAATGCACAGAATACACAGGCATGAGAACACAGAGACCAGCTGtggaagtaactaattacagCTACTCAGATTACTGTagttaagtcattttttttttgggctaCTTGTACTTTTATGAgtattttttcaaatctgtcattttacaCGTACTTAAGTACACATCACACCATCTAATCTGCTTAGTTGCTTTTAAAATCATGACTGAGtactgagtacaatttgattTAATATCCGAAACTTTCCTCTGCATTTTTGTAGCCACTAAGACTATCACAAAAGAGCCAATGAAAAACCGAAGTCTGGAGTTTAAACTGAAGATTTACGAAACAAAAAACCCTTTGATTGAATGCTGAATTGTAATACTTTGTACTcttacttaagtacaattttaacTCCAGTTGTTTAACTTGTATTTCAGTAATATTTCAGTGGTGTTACTGTGCTCGTACAGATTTTCAGTACTCCACcactgacagagacacagtggaagaagaagatgacgaagAAGATAGCAACAGTCAAAGCGAAGAATTTAGTTGTCTGTCGTACAAGAACTCAACAAATATTTGTCAGTAAAGTatcacaatgacacacacacacatacacacacacacacacaccacacacacacacccacacacacacacacacacacacagatcactgGGTCAGACAGAACCAGAAAAAAAGTCGGCCACACGTCATAAAACCACAGTTATACTCAGCGTattgtgtagtgtgtgtgtgtgtatgtgtgtgtgtgtgtatgtgtgtgtgtgtgtgtgtgtgagtacgtCTGCATACGTAAGCAGACCACACAAGGAAGGAGATGACATGTGAAAGCGCATTATGCAAGataggaaaacaaagaaatgatgGAGAAAATCCCAAATTAACTGATGATGAGAATCTGGTTTTGCTTCTGTTTAACGCTtctctcaaaaaaacaaaaaaaaaaaaaacagcactatCTGATTGTCAGTTTTGCTCGTGTACACTAAAGAACATGCTGTGCAGTATTTGATAACCATTTAGGGTGGAGTGAGATGCCGTGGTGTGATATATTAACCTGTATGACACCAAACCACAGAATGTATCAGCACAGTTCTTCCCCTCATGAGAATGTGGAGCTCAAAAACAGTTCTCGTAACTGACGATATCAGCGCTCGTTAGC from the Sparus aurata chromosome 4, fSpaAur1.1, whole genome shotgun sequence genome contains:
- the kifbp gene encoding KIF-binding protein, giving the protein MASLSSDEWRAICDKFTNAQNLTDVESRKDPDNDPFRSKYKARELLREIYCSLKNFEAGDGEEDSGGESGDQRPKEPPVDGQREDVFGQGFSGDSPAGLRAAKLGAVEYYLGVNHVDTEELSAGQEHLMNCMKLLERCRVSSENVSLFIHVRNQLGILWAGRDETETAQGFLETAESIYQRYMKEDGSPPTDMTEYFTTEEKLLTHQERTKRFELAYTHTMYYLAQVYKNLGETERAATYCHSTLQRQLQLNQFSPMEWALNAATLSQYYITKGRYMEGRHCLAAATVISGLAGEVPSEAAAQESETECERREQLRQKRAEIARCWIKYGLNLLQDAKKLLEDNIGELDSDRQEELKRARRREEEEEEKGRKSALLFGSEDTFDSIASLEEKVPCLLPLDFTEARAVFLVGQTYVTQAKEYFQMDGYVTDHIEILQDHSSMFRGLAFFEEDLERRCKMHKRRVDMLEPVCNDLNSQYYLMIRRQMMFELAETYNEMMDLKLTLANRQADTESLDNHTIKKFNSLCSASAKYFQMFLDSLCSPEGKSPEHLEEEVLRPALVARFRVARLHSQLISSVPTMQLDNLNRSLENYKYVVEYCDAHPEAVAAVETELELSREMAGLLPLKINRLKARMAENN